A window from Streptomyces subrutilus encodes these proteins:
- a CDS encoding ABC transporter permease has protein sequence MNFLKRAGWRLAAQLGKTVMLTGLFFVICTLVLSGFLIQTAAARAADDAKESVGAVATMQLDLNALINSGKASKNNGATPGTIGAGGDLHRDLVDRICGSSAVTRCNYSTDSGAKPTDRMKLYEPVPLPAGRKDDGLDFFKADGVRDLDALSAFRNGDDALVSGTGIKPDSAADVVVIEERLAKANGLAVGDRVTLRIGNAPIAGQEPDTRQFDFVVGGVYRSGTPDSGSYVPAMTHPANQIYVTPEGGSKLLGKDTAADGGVVKSATFTLRGPDDLDRLKADARAAGADLGIFPLTVNDKAYKTLVGPITRTAAFAGLTVGLVAVAGTAILALVVASNLRERRSELGILMSLGEKKPKLLGQHLVEVAACALVAIGLAAAGSQVLSQAIGDRVLAGEVSSARAQGASDDGAPDPGAVNGITSEDDGEQVEPIDRIDIRTGPADIARIGATGLGIAALATLVPGIRVLRLTPRDILSKGN, from the coding sequence ATGAATTTCCTCAAGCGGGCCGGTTGGCGGCTCGCCGCCCAGCTGGGCAAGACGGTCATGCTGACCGGCCTGTTCTTCGTCATCTGCACCCTCGTGCTCTCTGGATTCCTCATCCAGACCGCAGCCGCCCGCGCCGCCGACGACGCGAAGGAGAGCGTGGGCGCGGTGGCCACGATGCAACTCGATCTGAATGCCCTGATCAATTCCGGCAAAGCGTCCAAGAACAATGGCGCGACCCCCGGGACGATCGGCGCCGGAGGCGACCTGCACCGCGATCTGGTCGACCGGATATGCGGCTCGTCCGCGGTGACCCGGTGCAACTACTCCACCGATTCCGGCGCCAAGCCGACCGACCGGATGAAGCTCTACGAACCCGTGCCGCTGCCCGCCGGTCGGAAGGACGACGGCCTCGACTTCTTCAAGGCCGACGGCGTCCGCGACCTCGACGCCCTCTCCGCCTTCCGCAACGGCGACGACGCGCTCGTCTCCGGCACCGGCATCAAGCCCGACAGCGCGGCCGACGTGGTCGTCATCGAAGAGCGCCTGGCGAAGGCCAACGGCCTCGCCGTCGGCGACCGCGTCACGCTCCGGATCGGCAACGCCCCGATCGCCGGACAGGAGCCGGACACGCGGCAGTTCGACTTCGTCGTCGGCGGCGTCTACCGCAGCGGCACCCCCGACTCGGGCAGCTACGTACCGGCCATGACGCACCCCGCCAACCAGATCTACGTGACCCCCGAAGGCGGCAGCAAACTCCTCGGCAAGGACACCGCGGCCGACGGCGGCGTGGTCAAGTCGGCCACGTTCACCCTGCGCGGCCCCGACGACCTCGACCGGCTGAAGGCCGACGCCCGGGCCGCCGGCGCGGACCTCGGCATCTTCCCGCTGACCGTCAACGACAAGGCGTACAAGACGCTGGTCGGCCCGATCACCAGGACCGCGGCCTTCGCCGGCCTCACCGTAGGGCTGGTGGCCGTCGCGGGCACCGCGATCCTCGCCCTCGTCGTCGCCTCGAACCTGCGCGAGCGGCGGAGCGAGCTCGGCATCCTCATGTCGCTCGGCGAGAAGAAGCCGAAGCTCCTGGGCCAGCACCTGGTGGAGGTGGCGGCCTGCGCCCTGGTGGCCATCGGCCTCGCCGCGGCCGGCAGCCAGGTCCTCTCCCAGGCGATCGGGGACCGGGTGCTGGCGGGCGAGGTCTCGTCCGCCCGCGCCCAGGGCGCGTCCGACGACGGCGCACCCGACCCCGGCGCGGTGAACGGGATCACGTCCGAGGACGACGGCGAACAGGTCGAGCCGATCGACCGCATCGACATCCGTACCGGCCCCGCCGACATCGCCAGGATCGGTGCGACCGGCCTCGGCATCGCGGCCCTCGCCACCCTCGTCCCGGGCATCCGCGTCCTGCGGCTCACCCCCCGCGACATCCTCTCGAAGGGAAACTGA
- a CDS encoding response regulator transcription factor, with the protein MRVLVVEDEAYMARVLEIGLRRAAMTVDVVHDGQSALDLLAVHDYDAVVLDRDLPEVHGDEVCRRLQQLDPGCRILMLSAAGQLGDKVAGLSLGADDYLAKPFDFPELVARLRALYRRSPVAHAPVLVFADLTFDTHRRRVSRAGAEVRLTPKELAVLELLMRAEGGVVSTEYLLEKAWDAHTDPFTNAVRLVVHTLRKKLGEPQLVRTAVGAGYRLGDA; encoded by the coding sequence GTGCGAGTACTGGTGGTGGAGGACGAGGCGTACATGGCCCGGGTCCTGGAGATCGGCCTGCGCCGCGCGGCCATGACCGTCGACGTCGTGCACGACGGGCAGTCCGCCCTCGACCTCCTGGCCGTTCACGACTACGACGCGGTGGTCCTGGACCGGGACCTGCCGGAGGTGCACGGCGACGAGGTGTGCCGACGGTTGCAGCAGTTGGACCCCGGCTGTCGCATCCTCATGCTGAGCGCGGCCGGACAGCTCGGCGACAAGGTCGCCGGACTGTCGCTCGGCGCCGACGACTACCTGGCCAAGCCCTTCGACTTCCCCGAACTGGTCGCCCGGCTGCGCGCGTTGTACCGGCGCAGCCCGGTCGCGCACGCCCCCGTGCTGGTCTTCGCCGACCTCACCTTCGACACGCACCGCCGACGGGTTTCGCGGGCGGGCGCCGAAGTCCGGCTGACGCCGAAGGAACTGGCGGTCCTGGAGCTGTTGATGCGGGCCGAGGGCGGGGTGGTCAGCACCGAGTACCTCCTGGAGAAGGCCTGGGACGCGCACACCGACCCGTTCACCAACGCCGTGCGGCTGGTGGTGCACACGCTGCGCAAGAAGCTCGGCGAGCCGCAGCTCGTACGGACGGCCGTCGGGGCCGGCTACCGGCTCGGCGACGCGTGA
- a CDS encoding sensor histidine kinase, whose product MNRPGTPNGTAGPHGTAGPHGADGPRRPCGRSGRRGLRRLGVRRLGIRGRLFAGFAGALAVCAALMVTLIYVGIRFLPTYDIPVERVPGGAAEPAPGSLVPALPLHTPAKGSPYEGAATTKLVRTKQDVWAAVLGISTAGVLVIMTVGLGAGWIVSRRLLAPLHEVSEAAAKARDGDLAYRINAVGPDDELRRLADTFDAMLERLEESFAAHRRFAANASHELLTPLATTRAILQVAGEDSSGEELAELAPMLRETNERNIGVVKALLELAGAEHAAFDADPVDLAALVRQVARDRAPAAAERAVTVRTHTEAGCPVAGNAALLRQLAVNLLDNAIGHNRADGEVRLAVLHDDGPVLEVENTGPLVAAEAAGRLFEPFYRARPRVGTGHGLGLAIVRSIAVAHHGSVTATARPRGGLTVRVRFPAR is encoded by the coding sequence GTGAACCGCCCCGGCACACCGAACGGCACGGCCGGCCCGCACGGCACTGCCGGCCCGCACGGCGCGGACGGCCCGCGTCGGCCGTGCGGGCGGTCCGGACGGCGCGGGCTGCGGCGGCTGGGGGTCCGCCGGCTGGGCATCCGCGGGCGGCTGTTCGCGGGGTTCGCGGGGGCGCTGGCCGTGTGCGCGGCGCTGATGGTGACCCTCATCTACGTCGGCATCCGGTTCCTGCCGACCTACGACATTCCGGTGGAGCGCGTTCCGGGCGGTGCCGCGGAGCCCGCACCCGGTTCCCTCGTACCGGCGCTGCCGCTGCACACTCCCGCCAAGGGCAGTCCGTACGAGGGGGCGGCCACCACCAAGCTGGTCCGTACGAAGCAGGACGTGTGGGCGGCGGTGCTCGGCATCTCGACGGCCGGGGTCCTGGTGATCATGACGGTGGGGCTGGGTGCGGGCTGGATCGTGTCGCGGCGCCTGCTCGCACCGTTGCACGAGGTGAGCGAGGCGGCGGCGAAGGCGCGGGACGGGGACCTCGCCTACCGCATCAACGCGGTGGGCCCGGACGACGAGCTCCGGCGGCTGGCCGACACCTTCGACGCCATGCTGGAGCGGCTGGAGGAGTCCTTCGCCGCCCACCGGAGGTTCGCGGCCAACGCCTCGCACGAGCTCCTCACGCCCTTGGCGACCACCCGCGCGATCCTCCAGGTGGCGGGCGAGGACAGCAGCGGGGAGGAGTTGGCCGAGCTCGCCCCGATGCTGCGGGAGACCAACGAGCGCAACATCGGCGTCGTCAAGGCGCTGCTGGAGCTCGCGGGCGCCGAGCACGCGGCCTTCGACGCCGATCCGGTGGACCTGGCAGCCCTGGTGCGGCAGGTGGCGCGGGACCGGGCCCCCGCTGCGGCCGAACGGGCCGTGACGGTGCGGACGCACACCGAGGCGGGCTGCCCGGTGGCCGGGAACGCGGCGCTGCTGCGGCAGTTGGCGGTCAATCTGCTGGACAACGCGATCGGGCACAACCGGGCGGACGGCGAGGTGCGGCTGGCCGTCCTCCACGACGACGGCCCGGTCCTGGAGGTCGAGAACACCGGACCGCTCGTGGCGGCCGAAGCGGCCGGCCGGCTCTTCGAGCCCTTCTACCGGGCCCGGCCGCGGGTCGGTACGGGGCACGGTCTCGGGCTGGCGATCGTCCGCTCGATCGCGGTGGCGCACCACGGCTCGGTGACGGCGACGGCGCGTCCGCGGGGCGGCCTGACGGTGCGGGTCCGGTTCCCCGCGCGCTGA
- a CDS encoding PhzF family phenazine biosynthesis protein has product MRIQIVDSFTTRPFAGNPAGVCLLPAGEWPDDRWLRRVAAELNHSETAFALPLPAGGEAELEIRWFTPLVETNLCGHATLATVHTLAREGLLTGPVRFLSRSSGILSASVAPDGAVTLDFPAAPGSEVPVPDGLAEALGVRPVATLRTGALGDLLTVLPDEAAVRAVRPDLAAVAALTRREGLRGIIVTAAAASPAADRGDGGYDFVSRFFSPAEGIPEDPVTGSAHTALAPYWAARLGRTDALVGFQASARTGLVRASVHGDRVHLTGHAVTVLEADLRV; this is encoded by the coding sequence ATGCGCATCCAGATCGTGGACTCCTTCACCACCCGCCCCTTCGCCGGCAACCCCGCGGGCGTCTGCCTGCTCCCCGCCGGGGAATGGCCCGATGACCGGTGGCTCCGGCGGGTCGCGGCCGAGCTGAACCACTCCGAGACCGCCTTCGCCCTCCCGCTCCCGGCCGGTGGCGAGGCGGAGCTGGAGATCCGGTGGTTCACTCCGCTCGTCGAGACCAACCTGTGCGGGCACGCCACATTGGCCACCGTGCACACACTGGCACGCGAGGGCCTGCTCACCGGCCCGGTCCGCTTCCTCAGCCGGTCCAGCGGGATCCTCAGCGCCAGCGTCGCTCCGGACGGCGCCGTCACCCTGGACTTCCCCGCGGCTCCCGGCAGCGAGGTGCCCGTACCCGACGGCCTGGCCGAGGCCCTGGGCGTGCGCCCCGTCGCGACGCTTCGCACCGGGGCGCTGGGCGACCTGCTCACGGTGCTGCCCGACGAGGCCGCCGTCCGGGCCGTGCGTCCCGACCTCGCGGCCGTCGCGGCCCTGACCCGCCGGGAGGGCCTGCGCGGCATCATCGTCACCGCGGCCGCCGCCTCGCCCGCGGCGGATCGCGGGGACGGGGGCTACGACTTCGTCTCCCGGTTCTTCTCGCCGGCCGAGGGGATACCCGAGGACCCGGTCACCGGCAGCGCCCACACGGCCCTGGCCCCGTACTGGGCGGCCCGGCTCGGCCGTACGGACGCCCTCGTCGGCTTCCAGGCCTCCGCGCGCACGGGTCTGGTACGGGCCTCGGTCCACGGTGACCGCGTCCACCTCACCGGGCACGCGGTCACCGTGCTGGAGGCCGACCTCCGGGTGTGA
- a CDS encoding nitroreductase/quinone reductase family protein: protein MSDYDPSTVKPSPNPRVRDQAARYEESDGTEDTDMNGSPCLLLDYRGRVSGDWRRTVLIYAEDGDTLLIVASNSGADRHPAWFASVETHPEVHVRVLAERFAARAEVLSPQEKARVWPLLLAVFPRYEEYRRNTDRDIPVLRLTRA from the coding sequence ATGAGCGACTACGACCCGAGCACCGTGAAGCCCAGCCCGAACCCGCGCGTGCGGGACCAGGCCGCCCGGTACGAGGAGTCCGACGGCACCGAGGACACCGACATGAACGGTTCGCCCTGCCTGCTGCTCGATTACCGCGGGCGGGTCAGCGGTGACTGGCGCCGCACCGTACTCATCTACGCCGAGGACGGCGACACCCTGCTGATCGTCGCCTCCAACAGCGGCGCCGACCGCCACCCTGCGTGGTTCGCGAGCGTCGAAACCCATCCCGAGGTGCACGTGCGGGTCCTGGCGGAGCGCTTCGCGGCCCGCGCCGAGGTGCTGTCCCCGCAGGAGAAGGCGCGGGTGTGGCCGCTGCTGCTGGCCGTGTTCCCGCGGTACGAGGAGTACCGGCGCAACACCGACCGGGACATCCCGGTGCTCCGGCTCACCCGGGCCTGA
- a CDS encoding glycoside hydrolase family 15 protein, with the protein MDRYPPIAEHGLIGDLQTAALVTSRGVVDWFAAPRFDSPSIFAALLDHDRGGYFRLAPDTADATCKQLYYPDTAVLVTRFMSPDGVGEVIDWMPPDTGGTATDRHTLVRTARTVRGSVRFDMECRPRFDYGRAAHRVELRPGASVFRAPGATAYLQSTFPLERDGDDLRGSVTLQVGEVAAAVFTVCGAEGGAPPAPPTLEGMTQELWDTVEFWQKWVRGSNYRGRWPDMVSRSAITLKLLTYRPTGAPVAAATMGLPEQVGGERNWDYRYTWVRDGSLSVRSLLDLGFVEEATEFTRWLGDRLRESEGKGGEPLQIMYRVDGEPLLTEEILGHLEGYRGSAPVRLGNAASDQLQLDIYGEALYALSEGREVAAQSGYRGWKVLSRTLDWLADSWDRPDEGIWETRGGRKDFTYSRVMCWAAFDRGLKLAADFSRPADTERWTRARDSIIEQVMAHGWSESNQAYVQHYGGEDVLDASLLLMPRVGFVAPKDPSWLSTLDAMDRTLVSDSLVYRYDPAASPDGLRGSEGTFSLCTFLYVDALARAGRLRPARYTFEKMHTYANHVGLFAEEIGPSGEQLGNFPQAFTHLSLITAACTLDAALDGQRY; encoded by the coding sequence ATGGACCGCTACCCGCCGATCGCCGAGCACGGCCTCATAGGCGATCTACAGACCGCAGCACTGGTGACCTCGCGCGGCGTGGTGGACTGGTTCGCCGCTCCCCGGTTCGACTCCCCCAGCATCTTCGCCGCGCTGCTCGACCACGACCGCGGCGGGTACTTCCGGCTCGCGCCCGACACCGCGGACGCCACCTGCAAGCAGCTCTACTACCCGGACACCGCCGTGCTGGTGACCCGGTTCATGTCGCCCGACGGCGTCGGAGAGGTGATCGACTGGATGCCGCCGGACACCGGAGGCACCGCGACCGACCGGCACACACTCGTCCGTACGGCGCGCACCGTGCGCGGCTCGGTCCGCTTCGACATGGAATGCCGCCCGCGCTTCGACTACGGCCGGGCCGCACACCGGGTGGAGCTGCGCCCCGGCGCCTCGGTGTTCCGGGCACCGGGGGCGACAGCGTACCTGCAGAGCACGTTTCCGCTGGAGCGGGACGGCGACGACCTGCGCGGATCGGTCACGTTGCAGGTCGGCGAAGTGGCGGCGGCCGTCTTCACCGTGTGCGGTGCGGAGGGCGGGGCCCCGCCGGCGCCGCCCACCCTGGAGGGCATGACCCAGGAGCTCTGGGACACGGTGGAGTTCTGGCAGAAGTGGGTCCGCGGCTCCAACTACCGGGGCCGCTGGCCCGACATGGTCAGCCGCTCCGCCATCACCCTCAAGCTGCTGACCTACCGGCCCACCGGCGCACCCGTCGCCGCGGCCACGATGGGCCTGCCCGAGCAGGTCGGCGGCGAACGCAACTGGGACTACCGCTACACCTGGGTGCGCGACGGTTCCCTCTCCGTACGGTCGCTGCTCGACCTCGGCTTCGTCGAGGAGGCCACCGAGTTCACCCGCTGGCTGGGAGACCGGCTGCGCGAGAGCGAGGGCAAGGGCGGCGAGCCGCTGCAGATCATGTACCGGGTCGACGGGGAGCCGCTGCTGACCGAGGAGATCCTGGGCCACCTCGAAGGCTACCGGGGCTCGGCCCCGGTCCGGCTGGGCAACGCCGCCTCCGACCAGCTCCAGCTGGACATCTACGGGGAGGCCCTCTACGCCCTGTCGGAGGGGCGCGAGGTCGCCGCGCAGTCCGGCTACCGGGGCTGGAAGGTGCTGTCGCGCACCCTGGACTGGCTGGCCGACTCCTGGGACCGTCCCGACGAGGGCATCTGGGAGACGCGCGGGGGCCGTAAGGACTTCACGTACAGCCGGGTGATGTGCTGGGCCGCGTTCGACCGGGGCCTGAAGCTGGCCGCCGACTTCAGCCGGCCCGCCGACACCGAACGCTGGACGCGGGCCCGCGACTCCATCATCGAGCAGGTCATGGCACACGGCTGGAGCGAGTCGAACCAGGCCTATGTGCAGCACTACGGCGGAGAGGACGTGTTGGACGCCTCGCTGCTGCTCATGCCCCGCGTCGGATTCGTCGCCCCCAAGGACCCGTCCTGGCTGTCCACGCTCGACGCGATGGACCGGACCCTGGTGTCCGACAGCCTGGTCTACCGCTACGACCCGGCCGCGTCACCGGACGGGCTGCGCGGCTCCGAGGGCACCTTCAGCCTGTGCACCTTCCTCTACGTGGACGCGCTGGCCCGGGCGGGACGGCTGCGCCCGGCCCGCTACACCTTCGAGAAGATGCACACCTACGCCAACCACGTCGGCCTGTTCGCCGAGGAGATCGGTCCCAGCGGCGAGCAACTCGGCAACTTCCCGCAGGCGTTCACGCACCTGTCGCTCATCACCGCGGCCTGCACCCTGGACGCGGCCCTCGACGGGCAGCGCTACTGA
- a CDS encoding CorA family divalent cation transporter produces MTRTHVTDARERLAVSSFLLVDVELPEETDPDEQPLAHLLGLEAEDLAWLGREGEAARADVLKDKAAFVIPAVEAGRVVHVHALVTERYLITVHRGPFALIQRLAGRFPHESPSDAVAVLFLLLEEAMETYRRSAVQALLEVEDLEDEMFRRRQPEQLYELARLRRTAALLHHTLLPYYRVAEETVTRRTMSRGFAEDRKALVREYQRTAKLVLTDIESLQEAARRAFASYSSLVSGEQNGVINRLAIVSTIFLPLTFVTGFFGMNFAYLTDELESGAIFWLLAVGLQVAFLFVALYVLHRTRLWRRLHDDDHDDERMDDDR; encoded by the coding sequence ATGACGCGGACGCACGTGACGGACGCGCGCGAGCGTCTCGCGGTCTCGTCCTTCCTGCTCGTGGACGTCGAACTGCCGGAGGAGACCGACCCCGACGAACAGCCGTTGGCGCACCTGCTGGGCCTGGAAGCCGAGGACCTGGCGTGGCTCGGCCGGGAGGGCGAGGCCGCCCGGGCCGATGTCCTCAAGGACAAGGCCGCGTTCGTCATTCCCGCGGTCGAGGCGGGCCGGGTCGTCCATGTCCACGCCCTGGTGACGGAGCGCTACCTGATCACGGTGCACCGCGGACCGTTCGCCCTGATCCAGCGCCTGGCCGGCCGGTTCCCCCACGAAAGCCCCTCGGACGCCGTCGCCGTACTGTTCCTCCTGCTGGAGGAGGCCATGGAGACCTACCGCCGGTCCGCCGTCCAGGCCCTGCTGGAAGTGGAGGACCTGGAGGACGAGATGTTCCGCCGGCGTCAGCCCGAACAGCTCTACGAGCTCGCGCGCCTGCGGCGGACCGCGGCGCTCCTGCACCACACGCTGCTGCCCTACTACCGGGTGGCGGAGGAGACCGTCACGCGCCGGACCATGAGCCGCGGCTTCGCCGAGGACCGCAAGGCGCTCGTCCGCGAGTACCAGCGCACCGCGAAGCTGGTGCTCACGGACATCGAGTCGCTCCAGGAGGCCGCCCGGCGGGCCTTCGCGAGCTATTCCTCGCTGGTCTCCGGCGAGCAGAACGGCGTCATCAACCGCCTGGCCATCGTCTCGACGATCTTCCTGCCGCTGACCTTCGTGACCGGCTTCTTCGGCATGAACTTCGCCTACCTGACGGACGAGCTGGAGAGCGGGGCCATCTTCTGGCTGCTCGCCGTCGGACTGCAGGTGGCCTTCCTCTTCGTCGCGCTGTACGTGCTGCACCGCACCCGCCTCTGGCGGCGGCTGCACGACGACGATCACGACGACGAACGCATGGACGACGACCGCTGA
- a CDS encoding DUF6325 family protein — protein MSDDIEEMGPVDYLVVEFPGNRMTGEALPLLVDLAEQGTIRILDLRFVQKDADGSITALEFSGLDEDTAALTVFDGASSDLLGQDDLEEAGRALQPGNAAAILVYENRWAAPFARALRRGGAQMVASGRIPVQAILASLDAEEDGSGRSATGG, from the coding sequence ATGAGTGACGACATCGAAGAGATGGGTCCCGTCGACTACCTCGTCGTCGAGTTCCCGGGCAACCGGATGACGGGGGAGGCGCTGCCGCTGCTGGTCGACCTCGCCGAGCAGGGCACCATCCGCATCCTCGACCTGCGCTTCGTACAGAAGGACGCCGACGGAAGCATCACCGCCCTGGAGTTCAGCGGGCTCGACGAGGACACGGCCGCGCTGACCGTGTTCGACGGCGCTTCCTCCGACCTGCTCGGCCAGGACGACCTGGAGGAAGCCGGCCGTGCCCTCCAACCGGGCAACGCGGCCGCGATCCTGGTGTACGAGAACCGCTGGGCCGCACCGTTCGCCCGGGCCCTGCGCCGCGGCGGCGCGCAGATGGTGGCGAGCGGCCGCATTCCCGTTCAGGCCATCCTGGCCTCTCTCGACGCGGAGGAGGACGGGAGCGGCCGGTCTGCGACCGGCGGGTGA
- a CDS encoding SHOCT domain-containing protein: MAGLLRGVVRTAAVAGTATAVSNRVSRRQAGRWAQQEGPPAEQQSAPPPPPQPVAPASAAVPIADEMSSRIDQLKELGALKEQGILTEAEFAEQKSRILGT; the protein is encoded by the coding sequence ATGGCTGGTCTCCTTCGAGGAGTGGTGCGCACGGCGGCCGTCGCCGGTACGGCGACGGCCGTCTCCAACCGGGTCTCGCGGCGCCAGGCCGGCCGCTGGGCCCAGCAGGAGGGCCCGCCGGCCGAGCAGCAGTCCGCCCCGCCCCCGCCCCCGCAGCCGGTCGCTCCCGCGTCCGCCGCCGTGCCGATCGCGGACGAGATGAGCAGCAGGATCGACCAGCTCAAGGAGCTCGGAGCGCTGAAGGAGCAGGGGATCCTGACCGAGGCCGAATTCGCGGAGCAGAAGTCCAGGATCCTCGGGACCTGA
- a CDS encoding cytochrome d ubiquinol oxidase subunit II, translated as MTASIVAAILLAVIAAYACGGGVDYGAGFWDLLAGGAERGKRVRWLIDHAMAPVWEVNNVWLIFAFILMWTGFPVFFQTVFTALWLPLALAAVGMVLRGAGFALRKPTRGIAGRRIYGAAFAVSSLLTPFFLGTAIGAVASGRVAPGTPATAHVWAHTTPIVAGLVTVAATAFLGAVFLTADARRFGAPDLTAYFRLRARIGAGALLAIAVIGLTVTEPRAAYVHHGLTHGAGLALLCAAAAALVVTALLVAGAAAGWARYSSVATVALLVAAWGCAQRPYLVPTSLTVQQGAGASGPLRWMLVVAVVALVLIGPALVVLYRLDTHGALQPLTDDDVAE; from the coding sequence GTGACCGCGAGCATCGTCGCCGCGATCCTGCTGGCCGTGATCGCGGCCTACGCCTGCGGCGGGGGAGTGGACTACGGCGCGGGCTTCTGGGACCTGCTGGCCGGCGGAGCCGAGCGCGGCAAACGGGTGCGGTGGCTGATCGACCACGCCATGGCGCCGGTGTGGGAGGTCAACAACGTCTGGCTGATCTTCGCGTTCATCCTGATGTGGACCGGCTTCCCCGTCTTCTTCCAGACCGTGTTCACCGCGCTCTGGCTGCCGCTGGCGCTGGCCGCCGTCGGGATGGTCCTGCGGGGCGCCGGGTTCGCGCTGCGCAAGCCCACGCGGGGGATCGCCGGCCGCCGGATCTACGGAGCCGCCTTCGCCGTCTCCTCCCTGCTCACCCCGTTCTTCCTGGGCACCGCCATCGGCGCGGTGGCCTCCGGGCGGGTGGCACCCGGTACCCCCGCCACGGCCCACGTCTGGGCCCACACCACCCCGATCGTGGCCGGACTGGTCACGGTGGCCGCCACCGCCTTCCTCGGCGCGGTGTTCCTCACCGCGGACGCGCGCCGTTTCGGCGCCCCCGACCTGACGGCCTACTTCCGGCTCCGGGCCCGGATCGGCGCCGGAGCACTGCTGGCCATCGCGGTGATCGGCCTGACCGTGACCGAACCCCGCGCCGCCTACGTCCACCACGGGCTCACCCACGGCGCCGGACTCGCCCTCCTGTGCGCCGCCGCGGCGGCGCTCGTGGTCACGGCGCTGCTGGTGGCCGGGGCCGCCGCGGGATGGGCGCGCTACAGCTCGGTGGCCACGGTCGCCCTGCTCGTCGCGGCCTGGGGGTGCGCCCAGCGGCCGTACCTGGTCCCCACCTCGCTGACCGTCCAGCAGGGTGCGGGAGCGAGCGGCCCCCTGCGCTGGATGCTCGTCGTCGCGGTCGTCGCCCTCGTGCTGATCGGCCCCGCGCTGGTCGTCCTGTACCGCCTCGACACCCACGGCGCGCTGCAACCCCTGACCGACGACGACGTCGCCGAATGA